One region of Zingiber officinale cultivar Zhangliang chromosome 7B, Zo_v1.1, whole genome shotgun sequence genomic DNA includes:
- the LOC122005668 gene encoding glutamate decarboxylase-like, which produces MVLSRIASETDASIQSTFASRYVQTSLPRFRIPEQSIPKEAAYQIINDELMLDGNPRLNLASFVTTWMEPECDKLIVASINKNYVDMDEYPVTTELQNRCVNMIAHLFNAPLGESEAAVGVGTVGSSEAIMLAGLAFKRKWQNKRKAEGKPCDKPNIVTGANVQVCWEKFARYFEVELKEVKLSDGYYVMDPHKAVELVDENTICVAAILGSTLNGEFEDVKLLNNLLAEKNKKTGWETPIHVDAASGGFIAPFLYPKLEWDFRLPLVKSINVSGHKYGLVYAGIGWVIWRSKEDLPEELIFHINYLGTDQPTFTLNFSKGSSQVIAQYYQLIRLGFEGYKNVMENCQANAMVLKRGLEATGRFNVVSKDNGVPLVAFSLKDRSRHDEFDVSDWLRRYGWIVPAYTMPPDAQHVIVLRVVIREDFSCTLAERLVGDIKKVLHELDALPPKNGSNVIAMNVVNSWKKFVNDKKTNRVIC; this is translated from the exons ATGGTGCTGTCGAGGATCGCATCGGAGACGGACGCGTCGATCCAGTCCACCTTCGCCTCGCGCTACGTCCAAACTTCCTTACCGAG GTTTCGGATACCGGAGCAGTCGATACCGAAGGAGGCGGCTTACCAGATCATCAACGACGAGCTGATGCTGGACGGGAACCCGCGGCTGAACCTGGCGTCGTTCGTGACGACGTGGATGGAACCAGAGTGCGATAAGCTCATCGTAGCATCCATCAACAAGAACTACGTCGACATGGATGAGTACCCCGTCACCACTGAGCTCCAg AACCGATGCGTCAACATGATCGCTCACCTCTTCAACGCTCCTCTGGGCGAGTCCGAGGCCGCAGTAGGCGTCGGAACCGTTGGCTCTTCCGAAGCCATCATGCTCGCTGGGTTGGCCTTCAAGCGCAAATGGCAGAACAAGAGAAAAGCCGAGGGCAAGCCTTGTGACAAGCCCAACATTGTCACCGGTGCCAATGTCCAA GTTTGCTGGGAGAAGTTCGCAAGGTACTTCGAGGTGGAGCTCAAAGAAGTCAAGCTGAGTGATGGCTACTACGTCATGGACCCTCACAAAGCAGTGGAGCTTGTCGACGAAAACACCATTTGCGTTGCTGCCATCCTCGGCTCTACTCTCAACGGAGAGTTCGAGGACGTCAAGCTCCTCAACAACCTCTTAGCAGAGAAGAACAAGAAAACTGG TTGGGAGACACCTATCCATGTGGACGCCGCGAGCGGCGGATTCATCGCTCCGTTCTTGTACCCCAAGCTGGAATGGGACTTCCGTCTGCCACTGGTGAAGAGCATTAACGTGAGCGGTCACAAGTACGGCCTCGTTTACGCTGGCATCGGGTGGGTGATATGGCGGAGCAAGGAGGACTTGCCGGAAGAGCTCATCTTCCACATCAACTACCTCGGCACTGACCAGCCCACCTTCACCCTCAACTTCTCCAAAG GGTCCAGCCAAGTAATCGCGCAGTATTACCAACTGATTCGCTTGGGATTTGAG GGTTACAAGAACGTAATGGAGAACTGCCAGGCGAACGCGATGGTGCTGAAGAGGGGGCTGGAGGCGACAGGGCGGTTCAACGTCGTGTCCAAGGACAACGGTGTGCCTCTGGTGGCGTTCTCGCTCAAGGATCGCTCGCGCCACGACGAGTTCGATGTGTCCGACTGGCTGCGCCGCTACGGGTGGATCGTGCCGGCCTACACCATGCCGCCGGACGCGCAGCACGTCATCGTGCTCCGCGTCGTCATCCGGGAAGACTTCAGCTGCACGCTGGCGGAGCGCCTCGTCGGCGACATCAAGAAGGTGCTGCATGAGCTGGACGCACTGCCACCCAAGAACGGGAGCAACGTTATTGCCATGAATGTCGTCAATAGCTGGAAGAAATTCGTGAATGACAAGAAGACTAATCGAGTGATATGCTAA